ATCAAATCGACAAGACTGACATCCAACCAAGAATCTTCTTCTTCCAAAACCTGGTTGGTTTCACGAGTAAACATACCAGCCGTTAAACGATCTAATTCGGCGAGTTTTCTCCCTGCGATTTGGAATTTTTTATGTTCTAGTAGCTTATCTACCAATTCTTTCGGGAGAGGAGGATCATAATCCTCTTCTTCAAAACCAGGGTCGGGCAAGAGTGCTTTGGATTTCAGATACACTAAATGAGCCGCCATTACGGCAAACTCGGAAGAAAGTTCAATCGAAAGAGATTGGCTAGTTCTTAAAAATTGAATGAAGTCCGAAGTGATGCGAGAGAGAGAAATCTCAAAAATATCAACCTTATAACTATCAATTAAAGTCCAAAGAACGTTGATCGGC
The nucleotide sequence above comes from Leptospira kobayashii. Encoded proteins:
- a CDS encoding segregation and condensation protein A, translating into MTKDQEQSFVVRWNNQDGGLTEGPINVLWTLIDSYKVDIFEISLSRITSDFIQFLRTSQSLSIELSSEFAVMAAHLVYLKSKALLPDPGFEEEDYDPPLPKELVDKLLEHKKFQIAGRKLAELDRLTAGMFTRETNQVLEEEDSWLDVSLVDLISAFNSILEKESSNEEEAPLFEGHGQFSVEDKMEYLQRLLDEKGEIHFADIFSSTSPDKKEVVAGFLAVLETVKIRICKVVQHKVFGEIKIIRVA